In a single window of the Subtercola sp. PAMC28395 genome:
- a CDS encoding nitrilase-related carbon-nitrogen hydrolase produces the protein MLEITSFGALPSLSPVAESVPALLRVGLVQHRWHDDLTELKAELREGVGRAARLGAQIVFLPELTLSRYPADVPQGERSKGEQAEALLTGPTLAFAAELAQQHGVFVHASLYQSDDGARTRESDHPDGPISPERLGLNTAIVVSPEGELVGHTHKLHIPVTEGYYEDTYFRPGPAAEPYPVYRPGELSALALGMPTCWDEWFPEVARAYSLAGANLLVYPTAIGSEPGYPDFDTQPLWRQVIVGNGIANGLFMVVPNRWGNEGLITFYGSSFISDPYGRMIVQAPRDASAVLVADLDLQQRDDWLTLFPFLKTRRPDTYGSLVAPIRDVAIAGEHSA, from the coding sequence GTGCTTGAAATCACCTCATTCGGCGCTCTGCCGTCACTGTCGCCCGTAGCCGAAAGCGTGCCTGCCCTTCTCCGCGTGGGGCTGGTGCAGCATCGCTGGCACGATGACCTCACCGAGCTGAAGGCCGAGCTCCGGGAGGGTGTCGGTCGTGCAGCGCGTCTCGGTGCCCAGATCGTGTTCCTGCCGGAGTTGACACTGAGCAGGTACCCGGCCGACGTGCCACAGGGGGAGCGATCGAAGGGTGAGCAGGCAGAGGCGCTTCTCACCGGGCCGACCCTCGCGTTCGCCGCGGAGCTCGCCCAGCAACACGGGGTGTTCGTACACGCTTCCCTGTACCAGAGCGACGACGGGGCACGCACTCGTGAGTCCGATCATCCAGATGGGCCGATCAGTCCAGAAAGGCTGGGCCTCAACACCGCGATCGTCGTGTCACCCGAGGGCGAACTGGTCGGGCACACCCACAAGCTGCACATTCCGGTCACCGAGGGCTACTACGAAGACACGTACTTCCGCCCTGGGCCGGCCGCCGAGCCGTACCCTGTCTATCGGCCAGGCGAACTGTCGGCCTTAGCACTCGGCATGCCCACCTGCTGGGACGAGTGGTTCCCCGAGGTGGCACGCGCCTACTCACTCGCAGGCGCGAACCTGCTCGTCTACCCGACCGCGATCGGCAGCGAACCCGGTTACCCCGACTTCGACACGCAGCCGCTCTGGCGCCAGGTGATCGTGGGCAACGGTATCGCGAACGGCCTCTTCATGGTCGTGCCCAACCGCTGGGGCAACGAGGGGCTCATCACCTTCTATGGTTCGTCGTTCATCTCGGACCCCTACGGCCGGATGATCGTGCAGGCCCCGCGCGACGCATCCGCGGTGCTCGTGGCCGACCTCGACCTGCAGCAACGCGACGACTGGCTGACCCTGTTCCCCTTCTTGAAGACGCGGAGGCCCGATACCTACGGCAGTCTGGTCGCGCCGATCAGAGATGTGGCAATCGCAGGCGAGCACAGCGCATGA
- a CDS encoding helix-turn-helix transcriptional regulator, producing MRPGPRASTTSSAFSSADPFDALGDPHRRRILDVLSAEELSVGEIANLFPISRPAISRHLRILDDAGLVESRREGTRQIYRLHADGIEAVRAYLDRVWGESAARFALFAENTAPANAAVAKTGHGSAAADGAASGSTSSGSTASGSDASGNTAPASTAPASTAPEYTGLEDPLPASSTPGTDSNQVPR from the coding sequence ATGAGGCCAGGGCCCCGAGCATCCACAACCTCGTCTGCCTTCTCGTCGGCCGACCCCTTCGATGCGCTGGGTGACCCGCATCGGCGACGCATCCTCGATGTTCTGAGCGCCGAGGAGCTGTCGGTGGGCGAAATCGCGAACCTCTTCCCGATCAGCAGACCCGCGATCTCACGGCACCTTCGGATTCTCGACGACGCTGGACTCGTCGAATCGAGAAGGGAAGGAACCCGACAGATCTACCGGCTGCACGCCGACGGAATCGAGGCCGTGCGCGCATATCTCGATCGGGTGTGGGGCGAGTCGGCTGCTCGATTCGCGTTGTTTGCCGAGAACACGGCGCCTGCGAACGCGGCGGTTGCGAAAACAGGACATGGCAGTGCGGCGGCTGACGGCGCCGCATCGGGTAGCACCTCATCTGGGAGCACCGCATCTGGGAGCGACGCTTCTGGGAACACCGCACCTGCGAGCACCGCACCTGCGAGCACCGCACCGGAGTACACAGGTCTCGAGGACCCGCTGCCCGCAAGCAGTACCCCGGGGACCGACTCCAATCAGGTGCCCCGATGA
- a CDS encoding SRPBCC domain-containing protein, which translates to MHFFESKARIAAAPEAVWKHLVNTAAWPDWDSGVEGVDGTVVLGSTLKIRSAAAPGRTFPVKVTTIDEPRTLVFTGGMPLGLFKGVRTYSLAPVAGAAETDFTMREEYTGAMLGMIWKSIPDLNPSFAQFASGLKAVSENVSSAR; encoded by the coding sequence ATGCACTTCTTCGAATCGAAAGCCCGTATCGCTGCTGCACCAGAAGCAGTGTGGAAGCACCTTGTGAACACCGCCGCATGGCCCGACTGGGATTCGGGTGTCGAGGGCGTCGACGGCACTGTCGTGCTCGGCTCGACCCTCAAGATCCGCTCGGCCGCCGCGCCTGGGCGCACCTTCCCCGTCAAGGTCACCACCATCGACGAACCACGCACCCTGGTCTTCACCGGCGGTATGCCCCTGGGTTTGTTCAAGGGCGTGCGTACATACAGCTTGGCGCCTGTGGCAGGCGCTGCCGAGACCGATTTCACGATGCGCGAGGAGTACACAGGTGCAATGCTCGGGATGATCTGGAAGTCGATCCCCGATCTCAATCCGTCGTTCGCTCAATTCGCCTCAGGCCTCAAAGCCGTCTCCGAGAACGTGTCTTCGGCCCGATGA
- the glmS gene encoding glutamine--fructose-6-phosphate transaminase (isomerizing), with protein MCGIVGCSTPANAASYLLPALQSLEYRGYDSVGVAIRTTGGDVATLRSIDRIDDLTARVDAWAGLTLGGVGIGHTRWATHGDVTEANAHPHRDCAGLISVVHNGIIENSDALRSELVAGGHEFASGVDSEVVCHLIEYRLVLGDDIQTAICSATARLTGSWALVVMETSTGRLFAATHRAPLLVANSDHGVFVASDITAIAPWVSQFRVMADDDLVELTSPPSWSRKGVRVALPEPVSLSWSNTIQALTADDEDFMGREIAEQPETVARILDELADRVSDGSLWKDFDLPRFDRVAVVGCGTSLNAGRIIASAFGSFAHLPHTSIIASEASGVVLDQRTLMIATSQSGETADVLRALDDLQGSGCPVLALTNNSHSTLARRADGVVNCFAGPEIGVAATKTFVAQIVTGVCVALSSMVANGQIPGTQAQAIIDDMARLPDRLERAISVSNALVPELIAQLVAADGFLFLGRGAGVIYAAEGALKLKELTYRWAEHYPAGELKHGPLALVDTGTPVVVIDNGDPRLAGNIAEVHARGGRIIRIGGPGTSVPVVAAGPVDLLQTDGASSFAPHTFAPCGPLESVVPLQILARDLAIALGRDVDKPRNLAKSVTVE; from the coding sequence ATGTGCGGCATCGTCGGTTGCAGCACTCCGGCCAACGCAGCGAGTTACCTCCTGCCAGCCCTGCAGTCACTCGAATACCGCGGTTACGATTCGGTCGGCGTGGCGATTCGCACCACGGGCGGCGATGTCGCCACCCTGCGGTCGATCGACCGCATCGACGACCTCACGGCCCGAGTCGATGCCTGGGCTGGCCTCACCCTCGGCGGCGTCGGCATCGGTCACACCCGGTGGGCGACCCATGGTGACGTCACCGAGGCCAATGCGCACCCGCACCGTGACTGTGCGGGGCTCATCAGCGTGGTGCACAACGGGATCATCGAGAACTCCGACGCACTGCGGTCAGAACTGGTGGCCGGTGGCCACGAATTCGCCTCGGGAGTCGACAGCGAAGTGGTCTGCCATCTGATCGAATACAGGCTGGTCTTGGGTGACGACATCCAGACCGCCATATGTTCGGCGACCGCTCGACTCACCGGTTCCTGGGCGCTCGTCGTGATGGAGACCTCCACCGGGCGGCTCTTCGCGGCGACCCACCGCGCGCCCCTCCTGGTGGCGAACAGCGACCACGGTGTCTTCGTCGCCAGCGACATCACGGCGATCGCCCCCTGGGTCAGCCAGTTCAGGGTGATGGCCGACGACGACCTCGTGGAGCTCACGAGCCCGCCGTCGTGGAGCCGAAAGGGCGTCAGGGTTGCCCTGCCGGAGCCGGTCAGCCTGTCGTGGTCGAACACCATCCAGGCCCTCACCGCAGACGACGAAGACTTCATGGGCCGAGAGATCGCTGAGCAGCCCGAGACCGTCGCTCGAATTCTCGACGAGCTCGCTGATCGCGTCAGTGACGGGTCCCTGTGGAAGGATTTCGACCTGCCTCGATTCGACCGCGTCGCTGTGGTCGGGTGCGGAACCTCCCTGAACGCCGGGCGTATCATCGCCTCGGCGTTCGGCTCTTTCGCTCATCTGCCGCACACCTCGATCATCGCCAGCGAAGCTTCGGGGGTCGTTCTTGACCAACGCACCCTCATGATCGCGACGAGCCAATCGGGCGAGACTGCAGACGTTCTGCGTGCCCTCGACGACCTGCAGGGCAGTGGATGCCCGGTGCTGGCACTCACGAACAACTCCCATTCCACGCTGGCCCGCCGTGCCGACGGAGTGGTGAACTGCTTTGCCGGCCCCGAGATAGGGGTCGCAGCGACGAAGACCTTCGTCGCCCAGATCGTCACGGGCGTGTGCGTGGCGCTGTCGTCGATGGTAGCCAACGGCCAGATACCTGGCACCCAGGCCCAGGCGATCATCGACGACATGGCCCGCCTGCCCGACCGGCTCGAACGGGCGATCAGCGTGTCCAACGCTCTCGTGCCAGAGCTCATCGCCCAGCTGGTTGCGGCAGATGGCTTCCTGTTCCTCGGCAGGGGAGCGGGCGTCATATACGCGGCAGAGGGTGCTCTCAAACTCAAGGAGCTCACCTACCGCTGGGCCGAGCACTATCCAGCCGGCGAACTCAAGCACGGGCCGCTGGCCCTGGTCGACACGGGCACACCCGTGGTCGTGATCGACAACGGCGACCCACGCCTCGCCGGGAACATCGCCGAGGTACACGCGCGGGGTGGTCGGATCATCCGGATCGGCGGGCCAGGCACCTCGGTGCCCGTCGTCGCTGCCGGCCCGGTCGACCTCCTCCAGACGGATGGCGCCTCATCCTTCGCGCCACACACCTTCGCGCCGTGTGGGCCACTCGAGAGCGTGGTTCCCCTGCAGATCCTCGCGCGAGACCTTGCCATCGCTCTCGGTCGAGACGTCGACAAGCCACGCAACCTCGCCAAATCGGTGACCGTCGAATAG
- a CDS encoding Pr6Pr family membrane protein, translated as MRILFIVLRLAALVTTVSALISRADCVFTTGSCRASNLLSYFTVESNLAFVALLVYLLFHAITKRVEDERLTSVRALVTTYLIVSGITFVFLIVNAGLANYGFLIPTSEKMLHFVVPAYALVDFLLVPGRRRLHWGTALISLGFPLLYGIYTLVRGPAVGWYPYIFLDPQWAGSYSAVAVYAAILAGLIVAVSFALTATSRLPTPQLGRLRDR; from the coding sequence GTGAGAATCCTCTTCATCGTTCTGCGTCTGGCTGCGCTGGTCACGACGGTGTCTGCGCTCATTTCGCGGGCCGACTGTGTCTTCACGACGGGGAGCTGCCGGGCATCCAATCTGCTCAGCTATTTCACCGTCGAGAGCAATTTGGCGTTCGTCGCGCTGCTGGTGTACCTACTGTTCCACGCGATCACGAAACGAGTAGAGGATGAACGGCTCACCTCGGTGCGGGCGCTCGTCACGACCTACTTGATCGTGTCGGGAATCACCTTCGTCTTTCTCATCGTGAACGCGGGGCTGGCCAACTACGGGTTTCTCATCCCGACGTCGGAGAAGATGCTGCACTTCGTCGTGCCGGCGTACGCGCTGGTCGATTTTCTGCTCGTACCCGGCCGGCGCCGCCTGCACTGGGGCACGGCGCTGATCTCGCTGGGGTTCCCGTTGCTCTACGGCATCTACACACTGGTGCGGGGGCCGGCGGTGGGCTGGTATCCGTACATCTTTCTCGACCCCCAGTGGGCCGGGAGCTATTCGGCGGTTGCGGTCTATGCGGCGATTCTGGCCGGGCTCATCGTGGCAGTGTCGTTCGCGCTGACCGCGACGAGTCGGCTGCCAACACCCCAGCTCGGGCGGCTTCGAGATCGCTGA
- a CDS encoding cation diffusion facilitator family transporter → MKHDDHETVPVSPVAYSHEHPDRGGEAHDHAHEGAHEHGHDAVHDHEVGHDHEDTHDHEVGHDHVHGRNHGHSHEHGQSHQHGHEHEHEHDHEHGHSHPTGIRGFFYGLFVPHSHDAADSIDDALEASASGVRALKISLFILLGTTLLQFGVFLISGSVALLADTIHNFSDALTAVPLWIAFVLARRIATRRYNFGFGRAEDLAGLFIVAVVALSAIVAGWEAITRFFNPMTVTNLGWVIAAGIIGFAGNEIVAIYRIRVGQQIGSAALVADGVHARIDGFTSLSVVIGAIGVLLGFPLADPIVGLFIAVTILILLWGTVRSIGTRLMDGIDPHILERAEAALTATPGILSVPRLQMRWVGHRLQGAATVQVDDAALSDVEKIVHEAEHELGHALPNLDDMVIRATTLSGAPSAPHRHD, encoded by the coding sequence GTGAAACATGATGACCACGAAACCGTGCCCGTTTCCCCGGTGGCGTATAGCCACGAGCATCCTGACCGCGGTGGCGAAGCTCACGACCATGCACACGAAGGCGCGCACGAGCATGGCCACGACGCCGTGCATGATCACGAAGTCGGGCATGATCACGAAGACACGCACGATCACGAAGTCGGGCATGATCATGTTCACGGCCGAAATCACGGCCACAGTCACGAGCACGGTCAGAGTCACCAGCACGGTCACGAACACGAACACGAACATGATCACGAACACGGCCACAGCCATCCCACGGGCATCCGTGGCTTCTTCTACGGGCTCTTCGTTCCGCACAGCCACGACGCGGCCGATTCGATCGACGACGCACTCGAGGCCAGTGCGTCGGGTGTTCGCGCGCTGAAGATCAGCCTCTTCATTCTGCTGGGGACCACTCTTCTGCAGTTCGGCGTCTTTCTGATCAGTGGGTCAGTGGCGCTTCTGGCTGACACGATTCACAACTTCTCGGATGCCCTGACCGCAGTGCCTCTCTGGATTGCGTTCGTTCTGGCCCGACGTATCGCCACCAGGCGCTACAACTTCGGTTTCGGCCGTGCCGAGGATCTCGCGGGGCTGTTCATCGTCGCCGTTGTCGCGTTGTCGGCGATCGTCGCCGGCTGGGAGGCGATCACCCGGTTCTTCAACCCAATGACGGTCACCAACCTCGGGTGGGTGATCGCCGCGGGAATCATCGGCTTCGCCGGCAACGAGATAGTGGCGATCTACCGCATCCGGGTCGGGCAGCAGATCGGCTCGGCCGCCCTTGTTGCGGACGGCGTGCACGCCCGGATCGACGGTTTCACCTCCCTCTCGGTGGTGATCGGAGCAATCGGCGTGCTCCTCGGGTTTCCGCTTGCTGACCCGATCGTCGGCCTGTTCATCGCGGTCACGATTCTGATTCTGCTCTGGGGCACGGTGCGCAGTATCGGCACGCGCCTCATGGATGGTATCGACCCGCACATTCTCGAGCGCGCCGAGGCTGCGCTGACGGCGACTCCGGGCATCCTGTCGGTACCTCGTCTGCAGATGCGCTGGGTCGGGCATCGGCTTCAGGGCGCGGCGACGGTCCAGGTTGACGATGCTGCACTTTCAGACGTGGAGAAGATCGTGCACGAAGCAGAACATGAGCTCGGGCACGCTCTGCCGAATCTCGACGACATGGTGATCCGTGCGACTACGCTGTCGGGGGCTCCCAGCGCGCCGCACCGGCACGACTGA
- a CDS encoding YdcF family protein, whose translation MTVVVVATALSLVVAFAVANLAYPQTGRPERTDVVLVLGPATNDRIALAESLMKKGLSSNLLVSVGSSKATSDPDTICSKKVSYTVYCAVPDPFTTQGEARWLGRMAREHGWKSATVITFKPHISRARIIVQRCFDGELDMLAVTTPLSLIDWMYQFAYQNTAYVKVALTPGC comes from the coding sequence GTGACCGTTGTAGTCGTTGCCACGGCACTGTCGCTCGTTGTGGCTTTCGCCGTCGCGAATCTCGCCTACCCGCAGACCGGTCGACCGGAACGCACTGACGTCGTCCTGGTGCTCGGCCCCGCGACCAATGACCGCATTGCACTCGCGGAGAGCCTCATGAAGAAGGGTCTCAGCTCGAACCTCCTGGTCTCAGTCGGATCGTCGAAAGCCACCAGCGACCCAGACACGATCTGCTCGAAGAAGGTGAGCTACACGGTCTACTGTGCCGTTCCTGATCCCTTCACCACGCAGGGCGAGGCGCGGTGGCTGGGCCGAATGGCCCGGGAACACGGTTGGAAGAGCGCGACTGTCATCACCTTCAAGCCGCACATCTCACGCGCACGAATCATCGTGCAGCGCTGTTTCGACGGTGAGCTCGACATGCTCGCCGTCACGACGCCACTGAGCCTCATCGACTGGATGTACCAGTTCGCCTACCAGAACACTGCCTATGTGAAAGTGGCACTGACGCCTGGTTGTTGA
- a CDS encoding SRPBCC domain-containing protein, translating into MIEPLALSISVACPVDHAFRVWTSKISSWWPTGHTVSGSPDVAVVLEPGVGGRIFERESDGQEHEWGEITHWDPPHRFGYLWHIRRQREDATDVDIHFVAVGENETRVEIIHSGWERLGADAQQWRDRNQGGWGGLLPHFIAAAESSNT; encoded by the coding sequence ATGATCGAACCGCTGGCTCTTTCGATCTCCGTTGCGTGCCCGGTCGACCATGCCTTCCGTGTGTGGACATCGAAGATCTCGTCATGGTGGCCAACGGGTCATACCGTTTCCGGCTCCCCCGACGTTGCCGTCGTTCTCGAGCCGGGAGTCGGTGGGCGCATCTTCGAGCGCGAATCCGACGGACAGGAGCATGAGTGGGGAGAAATCACCCACTGGGACCCACCACACCGTTTCGGCTACCTCTGGCACATCCGGCGGCAGCGCGAAGATGCGACCGACGTCGACATCCACTTTGTTGCGGTGGGCGAGAACGAGACTCGTGTGGAGATCATCCACTCAGGGTGGGAGCGCCTCGGAGCAGATGCACAGCAGTGGCGGGATCGAAACCAGGGCGGCTGGGGAGGACTACTACCGCATTTCATTGCCGCGGCGGAGAGCTCGAATACGTGA
- a CDS encoding metalloregulator ArsR/SmtB family transcription factor: protein MDADTRACGRETDSEYVELAVEIFAMLADATRVRLILALRDGELSVNSLAEIVDKSPAAVSQHLAKLRLARIVATRHHGQRVFYRLENEHASKLVTDAIFQAEHSLGDNPRHHHPQHNHPHATTTGEQQ, encoded by the coding sequence ATGGATGCAGATACGCGGGCTTGCGGGCGCGAGACCGACAGTGAGTACGTCGAACTCGCGGTCGAGATCTTCGCCATGCTGGCCGACGCGACGCGGGTCCGCCTGATTCTGGCGCTCCGCGACGGGGAATTGTCGGTCAACTCGCTCGCCGAAATCGTCGACAAAAGCCCGGCCGCAGTGTCACAGCATCTCGCAAAACTGCGACTCGCGCGCATCGTCGCCACCCGACACCATGGCCAACGCGTGTTCTACCGACTCGAGAACGAGCACGCGTCGAAGCTCGTCACGGATGCGATTTTCCAGGCAGAACACTCCCTCGGCGACAATCCGCGGCACCACCACCCGCAGCACAACCACCCCCATGCGACTACGACAGGCGAGCAACAGTGA
- a CDS encoding HNH endonuclease signature motif containing protein has translation MTRALLTDDEVDPAAWSDSTFTGPDGFGSEPTGAADNDPAANGAPSSSRSSSGSPSSGSASSGSSSSGSSSSLRRERFAAAVAAVLVSHRAIAAAYASHALLVEEARVAGFALHTQDSFASSGGGGPQWSSDQIVQRQVVLELAVALQLTEVDARRLVDTCEGLAGPFTATRDALAAGRVSYRHTETLVHRSHPLPREALGRYEKTVLPWARKVTAQRLDKIARAAVEEAQPRTDSQRHTDAVTGRRTYLEPGSDGMAYLTLYTAAVEAVAIHNRATDMARSAKHAGDPRTLTQLKVDVLTDLMLNSDTHTPRVAPGIRARVNVTVPALTLLGRDHHGNPDPDQSSGPANLEGFGPIDRHTALTITRHAHSFTRILTDPATGAVLSYGRQRYKPPTDLDELIRLTHTECTFPTPCEPSTTTDLDHTIAWGDGGETAYDNLSPLCTSHHKVKHHTEWTILQTPNTNGRPPTITWTSPAGYEYTIDPTPLAKPIVQFTETPAEDPPPF, from the coding sequence ATGACACGAGCATTACTCACTGATGACGAGGTTGATCCGGCCGCCTGGTCTGATTCGACGTTCACGGGCCCCGATGGCTTCGGCTCAGAACCCACGGGTGCGGCCGACAATGACCCTGCCGCGAACGGTGCGCCGTCGTCATCACGGTCGTCGTCAGGATCGCCGTCGTCCGGATCTGCCTCATCAGGATCGTCTTCGTCGGGGTCGTCGTCGTCGTTGCGTCGGGAGCGTTTTGCGGCGGCGGTCGCTGCGGTGCTCGTGTCGCATCGGGCGATCGCAGCGGCGTACGCCTCTCATGCTCTCCTGGTCGAGGAGGCCCGGGTGGCGGGGTTCGCACTTCACACCCAGGACAGTTTCGCCAGCAGCGGGGGCGGGGGCCCGCAGTGGTCCTCTGACCAGATCGTGCAACGCCAAGTCGTCCTCGAGCTCGCCGTCGCCCTGCAGCTCACTGAGGTTGACGCGCGCCGGCTGGTCGATACCTGCGAAGGACTCGCCGGCCCGTTCACCGCCACCCGTGACGCGTTGGCGGCGGGGCGGGTGTCGTACCGGCACACCGAAACCCTCGTTCACCGTTCGCACCCGCTCCCCCGGGAAGCGCTCGGACGGTACGAGAAGACGGTACTGCCCTGGGCGCGGAAAGTGACCGCGCAACGCCTCGACAAGATCGCCCGCGCTGCAGTGGAAGAGGCGCAACCCCGCACCGACAGTCAACGCCACACCGACGCCGTCACTGGGAGGCGTACGTATCTGGAGCCGGGGTCGGACGGGATGGCGTACCTGACCCTGTACACCGCCGCCGTCGAAGCTGTTGCCATCCACAACCGGGCCACCGACATGGCCAGGTCCGCCAAACACGCAGGCGACCCCCGCACCCTCACCCAACTGAAAGTCGACGTCCTGACCGACCTGATGCTCAACAGTGACACCCACACCCCACGGGTTGCCCCCGGGATCCGGGCCCGCGTGAACGTCACCGTCCCCGCCCTCACACTGCTGGGCCGCGACCACCACGGGAATCCCGACCCCGACCAGTCGTCCGGCCCAGCCAACCTGGAGGGGTTCGGGCCGATCGACCGGCACACCGCCCTCACCATCACCCGCCACGCACACTCGTTCACCCGGATCCTGACAGACCCCGCCACCGGTGCAGTGCTCAGCTACGGCAGGCAACGATACAAACCCCCCACCGACCTTGACGAGTTGATCCGGCTCACCCACACCGAATGCACCTTCCCGACACCCTGCGAACCCTCAACCACCACAGACCTTGACCACACCATCGCCTGGGGCGACGGCGGCGAGACCGCCTACGACAACCTCAGCCCCCTGTGCACCTCGCACCACAAAGTCAAACACCACACCGAATGGACCATCCTGCAAACCCCGAACACCAACGGGCGACCACCAACCATCACCTGGACCTCACCCGCCGGATACGAATACACCATCGACCCCACACCACTCGCCAAACCCATCGTGCAGTTCACCGAAACGCCGGCGGAGGATCCGCCACCATTCTGA
- a CDS encoding polysaccharide deacetylase family protein — protein MRKSNRPESEPAHDSNANNTRASRRRDQRRRATRMGIAALIALCMGALAFGVGTSGAVAATVPPTATPTAAATATATPTPTPKPSTATPTPTPTTPTPTPTATPKAPTAAPTPTATTTPAPSPTPTATAAPKPQTVVSLTFDDGNADQQAAANTMAQYKLKGTFFINSGFVGGANYFTVANLTSLAAAGNEIGGHTVSHPDLTTLSSDEAKRQVCNDRINLTNWGFTPVSFAYPYASTNAAVQKIVSDCGYNSARGLGDLRSRFGCAGCAYAETIPPASKFITKALDEVDSTWTLKDLQDSVTNAEKTGGWVQFTFHHVCATTCDPLGLTITPTLFAQFAAWLAPRATTNNTVTKTVAQVIGGAVKPVVAGPIVAPAAAGVNGLKNPGMETFNPATGLPSCWMIGGYGTNTAVFATGSPTHTGTGAEAITMSSYASGDAKLLPQFDLGDCAPTVVPGHTYSLRSWYNSSVVTQYAVYLRDSIGVWRYWTSSPWFAASPTYAQAIWTTPTIPTGMTGISFGLSIFLNGKITTDDAELYDAVGAPGTTAPAAATPLVAPPVTGKVETHAGVAPATAPAG, from the coding sequence ATGAGAAAGTCGAATCGCCCCGAATCTGAACCCGCGCACGACAGCAACGCGAACAACACGCGCGCCAGCAGACGCCGAGACCAGCGACGGCGGGCAACCCGCATGGGCATCGCGGCCCTCATCGCACTGTGTATGGGTGCGTTGGCATTCGGCGTCGGAACTTCCGGAGCTGTGGCGGCGACTGTGCCACCCACAGCGACGCCAACGGCGGCAGCTACAGCTACAGCTACTCCAACACCGACTCCCAAGCCGTCCACGGCGACGCCAACGCCCACGCCTACGACCCCGACGCCCACCCCGACGGCGACACCAAAGGCGCCAACAGCTGCTCCCACGCCGACAGCGACGACAACACCCGCCCCCAGCCCTACCCCAACCGCCACGGCCGCGCCCAAGCCGCAGACGGTCGTCAGCCTGACGTTCGACGACGGTAACGCCGACCAGCAGGCCGCAGCCAACACTATGGCGCAGTACAAGCTCAAGGGAACGTTCTTCATCAACTCCGGGTTCGTCGGAGGCGCGAACTACTTCACCGTCGCGAACCTGACCTCGCTGGCTGCGGCCGGCAACGAGATCGGGGGCCACACCGTGAGCCACCCGGATCTCACGACCCTGAGCTCCGATGAAGCCAAGCGGCAGGTCTGCAACGACAGGATCAACCTCACCAACTGGGGTTTCACACCCGTCAGCTTCGCGTATCCGTATGCTTCGACCAACGCCGCTGTTCAAAAGATCGTCTCCGACTGCGGCTACAACAGCGCCAGGGGCCTGGGCGATCTGCGTTCCCGGTTCGGCTGCGCGGGCTGCGCCTATGCCGAGACCATCCCGCCGGCAAGTAAATTCATCACCAAGGCCCTCGACGAGGTCGACAGCACGTGGACCTTGAAAGACCTGCAGGATTCGGTCACAAACGCTGAGAAGACCGGCGGCTGGGTGCAGTTCACCTTCCACCACGTCTGCGCCACGACCTGTGACCCTCTCGGGCTGACCATCACTCCGACCCTGTTCGCGCAGTTCGCAGCCTGGCTCGCTCCCCGCGCCACGACCAACAACACAGTCACGAAGACGGTCGCCCAGGTCATCGGCGGGGCCGTGAAGCCAGTCGTGGCTGGCCCGATCGTCGCTCCGGCGGCCGCAGGCGTCAACGGCTTGAAGAACCCGGGAATGGAAACCTTCAACCCCGCAACGGGCCTTCCCAGCTGCTGGATGATCGGCGGCTACGGCACGAACACCGCCGTCTTCGCTACGGGGAGTCCGACGCACACCGGCACCGGCGCCGAAGCGATCACGATGTCGAGTTACGCCTCAGGTGACGCCAAGCTGCTGCCCCAGTTCGACCTCGGAGACTGCGCGCCGACGGTCGTACCCGGGCACACGTACTCGCTCAGGAGCTGGTACAACTCGTCCGTCGTCACCCAATACGCCGTGTATCTCCGTGACTCGATCGGAGTCTGGCGGTACTGGACCTCGAGCCCATGGTTCGCAGCCTCGCCGACCTACGCCCAGGCCATCTGGACGACCCCAACCATCCCGACTGGCATGACGGGCATCAGTTTCGGCCTCAGCATCTTCCTCAACGGAAAGATCACCACTGACGACGCTGAGCTCTACGACGCCGTCGGAGCACCTGGCACCACCGCTCCCGCCGCGGCCACACCCCTGGTGGCACCGCCAGTGACCGGCAAAGTCGAGACACACGCCGGCGTGGCCCCCGCAACCGCGCCAGCTGGCTAG